TGCTTGGCCTATTGGATCCCGTGTTGGACAGAAACGCTGATGTGGAACAGGTGTTGAAGATTTGCAAGATTGCCTGTTGGTGCATCCAAGATGATGAGAACACAAGGCCTTCAATGGGGCAGGTTGTTCAAATTCTTGAAGGCCTAATGGATGTGAACGTGCCTCCGATCCCTCGTTCGCTCCAGGTCTTTGTTGAGAGCCAGGAACATATAGTGTTCTTCACTGACTCATCCTCTACGGACCAGAGCTCGCAGGCGAAGAGCAACACCTCAAGTGCTTCGACTAACTCCAAGAACAGCGCGTTGTCATCAAAGGGTTAGTCTTACTTCGCATTGACATGATTTGGATTACACATATGCTTTTAGATTCTATTGCAAGAAAATGTTAAGCCCTCTAAATAAAACTAAGTTAGGAATCTTGACATAGGCAGGTGAAGCTTGAGTAAGCTATAGtatagagtatatatatgtttcaTTTTCCTGTTTTGTATTTATAGCATTTTGTGATCAAGATTTATAGTTTGTAAGCTTGTTGAATAGATAGCAatatgttgataaaaatcatGCCTTTTTGTTAGTgaacttttatatatacatactaTATGTGGATATAAGAATTCCCTATCATACCCTTAGACAGAATaggaatataaaatattcatatctttaaaaaacaaaataaattatccttaaaaaattattgtattagtTGAGGTAATTATATAGCTCCGTATGTAGGAATAAAGGCAGCGGCAAAAGACTATAAAGTTAGCTTAATTGAGTTAACATTTCCTTATTTAAGGAgtaagtaatattttttggtcTAATTTGTTTCTgcttttatgaatattttaataaaaaattatatttcttttgtgGCTAAAGGGTATAAATAGAGGatttctatttcttaatcGTGTCCAATGATCATTCTAATAAATTGAATGACTCTCTTGCATTGACCTTTTCGTTTCCATCCTGTCCAATCACATAAAGTGAGACTTAgtctttttcttcaaaaaaattaaataaaaagtggattaatatgttaaaaaaGACCCAGTCTCAATTTCTATTGACGaatattcaacttttattttgaaaaaacttCTTAAATACCACAAAATATAAACTGCTGAATATTTTagacaataaaaattaaatattttcgcTTCTGGTTATTGAAAGCCTAACTACCATTGCTGCTGCACTTCAATATCcaagtcttcttcttcttctcctctctctccctccctctctctctctctgttaTCAGCAATGGTTCTCAGAAGCCACGGCTGCACCACGATTCATCTCATCCTCCTCTACTTCTGCATCAATGCTTTCACCTCGTTCGCCAATGATACTATCTCCGGCAACCAAACTCTCTCCGGAGACCAAACCATCGTCTCCGCAGGGGATAAGTTCGTGCTCGGCTTCTTCAAACCAGGCAAGGCTCCTCGGCACTACATAGGCATATGGTTCAAGAAAGTCCAAAACCAAACTGTAGTTTGGGTGGCCAATAGAGAAATCCCTGTTTCCGATCCCAATACTGCCAAACTCCTGATTTCAGGAGGAAACCTTGTTCTGCTGAATGAATTAGGATCAGAGATTTGGTCCACCGCTGTGAATTCAACATCTGCGGTCAATTCCAGCTTAGCTGCAGTGCTTGGGGATGATGGAAATCTTGTTTTGAGCAATGGCACCGGCTCAAATCCAAGATCCGGGCAAGTTTTGTGGCAGAGTTTCGATCATCCGGTGCACACATGGCTTCCAGGAGGGAAAATTGCCTATGATAAAATCACTAAAAAGAAGCAGCTCTTAACTTCTTGGAAAAATGAGGAGGATCCTGCAATGGGGCTTTTTTCGCTCGAGCTCGATCCGGATGGGAGTCAGTATCTCATAAAATGGAATAGGAGTGTGGAGTATTGGACTAGCGGGCCTTGGAATGGCCATATTTTTAGTAAGGTTCCTGAAATGAGACTGACTTCctattttgattttagctATGAAAATAATACCAATGAGAGTTATTTCACATATTCTATGCATAATCCTGCTGTTATATCGCGCTTTATCATGGATGTGTCGGGGCAGATTAAGCAGCAGACAATTCTTGATGAAAATGATTGGAACTTGTTTTGGACTCAGCCGAGGGAGCAATGCCAAGTTCATGATTATTGTGGGGCATTTGGTAGCTGCCAGAATGTATTGCCATCCTGTAGTTGCTTGCCGGGGTTTAGGATTAGAAATCTGAGTGATTGGGATTTGAAGGATTATTCGGGTGGTTGTGTGAGGGATGTGAGCTTGCAATGTAATGGTTCTAATGGGAGGGGAGATAGCTTTTGGCCTGTCACCAATGTGGGATTGCCTGTGAATGAGGACCTGTTGACAGTTGGGAGTGTTGGAGAGTGTGAGTCGAGTTGCTTCAACGATTGTTCTTGCACGGCTTATGCCTATGATGAAGGGAGAGGATGTTCTGTCTGGAAAGGGGATTTGGTGAATCTGCAGCAGTTGAATGAAGGAGATGGTAATGGTAAAGTGATTCACATTAGGTTGTCTGCCTCTTCATCGGTGTTTTCTGGTTCGAAGAATAGTAAGGGGTCCATGATTGGTGTTGTTGCGGGCTGTGTTGGAGGTGCCTTGGTCGTGGTTGCAGTCGTGGTGGGGTTGATTTGGAGGAGGCGGAAACGAGCAGTTGGGAGTTCTAAAGCAGTGGAGGGTTCATTGGCTGTATTTGCATACAAGGACTTGCAGAATGCAACGAAGAACTTCTCGGATAAGTTGGGAGGTGGTGGCTTTGGATCTGTTTTTAAGGGGACTTTACCTGATTCAACAGTCATTGCTGCTAAGAAGCTCGAGAGCATCACACAGGGAGAGAAGCAGTTCAGGACAGAGGTCAGCACGATTGGGACGATTCAACATGTGAATCTTGTGAGGCTCCGTGGCTTCTGCTCCGAAGGTAGCAAGAAGCTGTTGGTATATGATTACATGGAGAACGGATCCCTTGACTCTCATCTCTTTCACGCGAACGAGATCAAGTTCTTGGATTGGAAGACGAGGTACCAAATCGCCCTTGGGATCGCTAGAGGGCTGTCGTATCTTCATGAGAAATGCAGGGACTGCATCATCCACTGTGATATAAAACCAGAGAACATATTGCTGGACCCTGAGTTCTGTCCCAAGGTGGCGGACTTCGGCCTGGCCAAGCTCGTGGGGCGTGATTTCAGCCGCGTCCTCACCACCATGAGAGGAACGAGAGGCTACCTTGCGCCTGAGTGGATATCCGGAGTTGCCATAACAGCCAAAGCAGACGTCTACAGCTACGGGATGATGCTTTTTGAGTTAGTCTCCGGAAGGAGAAATTCAGAGAGCTCGGAGGATGGGACTGTCAAATTCTTCCCCTCGTGGGCAGCCAACGCAGCTGTCAATGGAGGCGACTTGCTCAGCCTATTGGATCCTGTTTTGGACAGAAACGCTGATGCGGAACAGGTGCTGAAGATTTGCAAGATTGCCTGTTGGTGCATCCAAGACGATGAGGACGCGAGGCCATCAATGGGGCAGGTTGTTCAAATTCTCGAAGGCGTAATGGATGTGAACCCGCCTCCGATCCCTCGTTCACTCCAGGTCTTTGTTGAGACACAGGAACACATAGTGTTCTTCACTGACTCCTCTACAGACCAGAGCTCGCAGGCAAAGAGCAACGCCTCCTCAAGTGCTTCGTCTAACTCCATGAACAGCAGCGTGTTGTCAGCAACGGGCTAGCCGGGTAAGACACTAAATATAACTAAGTTGTGTTGGGAATCTTGACATGTATTagatagtatatatatgtataattgtCTCGTTTTGTATTTATAGCATCATGTATGTAATCAAGATTCACAGTTTGTAAGCTTGTTgaataatgttgaaaaaaaatcatgtctTTTTGCCTAGTCTATATAAAGAGATTGTCTTTTTGCATAGTCTATACTCTCAGCTACCGGCTCTCTTTCTCCGGCAGCTTCCGGTCACCGGAGAAAGCGGCCCCACACGGGAAACAGGTAAAGAAGCATCAATGCAAACACAACCGCTCTAACTCTGCCCCAAACCACAGTGAAAAAGAGAGTGGCAATCAACAGACACAAACCAGGGTTGATCTTGCACGAACACGGCCTTCTCTCGAGGCAAACTTCTCCATGATCAAACGACTCGTTCAAGGAGGGACAAGAGCTGGAGCTTCCGTCTGGAGGCTGCAAGACCTCAGCCTCCTCAACTCCTCCGTCTCTTGTCGTTTTGCCATTACCATTTATCTGCAGATGACCGGAGATTTTCCCGAGCTGTCGAATGCTGCCACCGGAGACCTTTATCTTCTGCAAGAGGGCAGAAAAGGGATCAATTAGTGATGAAAAGGGatactaactaactaactaactaactaactacttCACTAACCAGTGAGGCTTTGGGGAggaggatttcaagaacatgaGAAAGTGGCCTTTTTGAGCTTGAACTTTTGTGACACTTTTTCTTGTGATTGGAATTGGTTTGATCTGTTTGGGTTTCCAACACCAGAGGGTGGAAGCAAGAGAAGAGACCTTTCTTCATTATCATGAAAAAGATTTGTGGGATTGTGATGTTtttaaagattgaaaatttagaggtaaaaaacaagaaattgagGAAGAGGGATTTAGTAGTGGtcaaagatgaaataaaaacaaattggtGCATTAGTTGAGTAATGGCTTGAGTTGGTTATTGTAGAGCCGGCAATGCCAACTTTTGGCATTTTTTTATGCACGAACATATTATCGTATATTCTCTATTTCTAGACATGAAAGAGTAGTGCTATAATTGCTATTTGATCATATtatattcacaaaattttgatttgaataagAATATTGACTTGTTAATAGATAGAAAGTGAATATTACTCGAAaatctttcctttttcctcGTTTTATTTTCGTTTTCCTATTTCTAGCCTTTATCGTAGTAATTTTCTAGAGTAAAATACTTGGGTTATTTAAAGGGCCCAAAATAATGTATTTTGTGGCCGGCCacttttaaatatgaatacgGTT
The nucleotide sequence above comes from Salvia hispanica cultivar TCC Black 2014 chromosome 5, UniMelb_Shisp_WGS_1.0, whole genome shotgun sequence. Encoded proteins:
- the LOC125188003 gene encoding G-type lectin S-receptor-like serine/threonine-protein kinase At2g19130 — translated: MVLRSHGCTTIHLILLYFCINAFTSFANDTISGNQTLSGDQTIVSAGDKFVLGFFKPGKAPRHYIGIWFKKVQNQTVVWVANREIPVSDPNTAKLLISGGNLVLLNELGSEIWSTAVNSTSAVNSSLAAVLGDDGNLVLSNGTGSNPRSGQVLWQSFDHPVHTWLPGGKIAYDKITKKKQLLTSWKNEEDPAMGLFSLELDPDGSQYLIKWNRSVEYWTSGPWNGHIFSKVPEMRLTSYFDFSYENNTNESYFTYSMHNPAVISRFIMDVSGQIKQQTILDENDWNLFWTQPREQCQVHDYCGAFGSCQNVLPSCSCLPGFRIRNLSDWDLKDYSGGCVRDVSLQCNGSNGRGDSFWPVTNVGLPVNEDLLTVGSVGECESSCFNDCSCTAYAYDEGRGCSVWKGDLVNLQQLNEGDGNGKVIHIRLSASSSVFSGSKNSKGSMIGVVAGCVGGALVVVAVVVGLIWRRRKRAVGSSKAVEGSLAVFAYKDLQNATKNFSDKLGGGGFGSVFKGTLPDSTVIAAKKLESITQGEKQFRTEVSTIGTIQHVNLVRLRGFCSEGSKKLLVYDYMENGSLDSHLFHANEIKFLDWKTRYQIALGIARGLSYLHEKCRDCIIHCDIKPENILLDPEFCPKVADFGLAKLVGRDFSRVLTTMRGTRGYLAPEWISGVAITAKADVYSYGMMLFELVSGRRNSESSEDGTVKFFPSWAANAAVNGGDLLSLLDPVLDRNADAEQVLKICKIACWCIQDDEDARPSMGQVVQILEGVMDVNPPPIPRSLQVFVETQEHIVFFTDSSTDQSSQAKSNASSSASSNSMNSSVLSATG